The nucleotide sequence TAAACATTTTTTCAATCATGGCTTTTGAAGCAACAGTATCCATTGACGGCGGCACACCCCGTAAACTCCATCACTGCTCGTATTCCGTGTCGCAAAGTGCCGATTACGTGACCGGAAAAACTACTTCTGAGGTATTTGCAGGCAATGTTTCGCTCGTCGTGGAGGGTATCAAAGAATCCGAGTTCTGGAAACTTGCCATCCACCCCACCAAGCGCAGTAAAGGCAAAGTCGTATTCAAAGATCCCGCCGATATCGATAAGGATTTCAAGACGGTTGAATTCGAAGATGGTGCCGTGGTAGGATACAGCGAATCTATGGATGCAGGTACCACGGGTACCATGACCGAGAATGTCACTATTTCGTGTAAGAAACTCACCGTGGACGGAGTCGCTTTTGAGAAAAAGTGGTAGCATGCCCCATGCCCGTGGTCTGAGGTGGTTTGTAGCACAGGCAACTCTTACCACGGGAAATTTAAAGAGGGGTTTTATGCGACTTAATTCTAAATTCTTGCATTTATGGGCATAGTAATAATTCCTGGCTTGCCACCCACCCTCAGGGATGTTGCGAGCAAACTCTATCGCTATGGGTACAGGCTCTATAAGCAAGGGGCAAACACTTGGCTTTTGACGCCTCCCAAGGGTAAGTTGGGTATGTATATAACTGACGACCAATTGGTCGTCGGATTGAATAAAGAACTGCGTGAGATTGAAAAGGAACAGGGGACGCTCCAGCTGTTCACTCAGTTCGATACTCGATGGGGAAAAACGGTGTATGGAAATAAATCGACTGACACCACGATGAAAGAAGCCGGTTGTGGCCCTACCTCATTGGCCATTGTCATCAAATATTTGATGGAAAATGATTGTCTTACCGAGGGTGATGAAACAATCTGCAAAACAAGCAGCAGCATTACTCCGATAGATACTGCAAAATATGCAGCCTCCCATGGCCGGGTTTCGGGACATGGTACCGCCGGAGATCCCATGATCAAGGGCATTAGCGGTCAGTGGGCCGGGTACGATGGCACGAGGGTTTCGTTAGACGAAGCCGTATTTTATTTGCAGCAAGGAAAACTGATCATTTTTCTGTGCAAAAGCTGCAAAGGATATGGATTAAAAGCCAAACTCTCGGACAAACCCAAAGTAACATACGCGGGGCATTATATGGTACTTTCGGGAGTGGAA is from Salmonirosea aquatica and encodes:
- the tssD gene encoding type VI secretion system tube protein TssD yields the protein MAFEATVSIDGGTPRKLHHCSYSVSQSADYVTGKTTSEVFAGNVSLVVEGIKESEFWKLAIHPTKRSKGKVVFKDPADIDKDFKTVEFEDGAVVGYSESMDAGTTGTMTENVTISCKKLTVDGVAFEKKW
- a CDS encoding C39 family peptidase, giving the protein MGIVIIPGLPPTLRDVASKLYRYGYRLYKQGANTWLLTPPKGKLGMYITDDQLVVGLNKELREIEKEQGTLQLFTQFDTRWGKTVYGNKSTDTTMKEAGCGPTSLAIVIKYLMENDCLTEGDETICKTSSSITPIDTAKYAASHGRVSGHGTAGDPMIKGISGQWAGYDGTRVSLDEAVFYLQQGKLIIFLCKSCKGYGLKAKLSDKPKVTYAGHYMVLSGVEGTNGPDQLFSVMDPGRNENKAMHYIRRKELETKAGGFWWVFKKQEPAMMVCLPEES